From the Halorhabdus utahensis DSM 12940 genome, one window contains:
- a CDS encoding cytochrome c oxidase subunit 3: MSIVEDTDAGDGHHLPAEEDWPQGFGEASWWPFITAIGAAGIYLGAALWLLAGGDDPLVGSSVGPGAIIVSVFLFLVGMYGWLYHAFVVDFWHRGADPSASSGLRLGMLLFLGSEIATFGAGFVYYFFIRAGAWPPDHLPHLLGSLVVVNTAILIASSVTLHVAHLALRRGNRRRFLQWLGVTLALGIVFIGGQAYEYYQFIVVDGFSLSTGTFGSAFYGLTGLHGAHVTLGAVLIGIVFARGMAGQYSEHRHTSVSTVSMYWHFVDAVWVFLVAVLYVGAAA, encoded by the coding sequence ATGAGCATTGTCGAAGACACGGATGCGGGCGACGGGCATCACCTCCCCGCCGAGGAGGACTGGCCACAGGGGTTCGGTGAGGCCAGTTGGTGGCCCTTTATCACCGCGATCGGTGCCGCCGGGATCTATCTGGGCGCTGCGCTCTGGCTGCTTGCCGGCGGGGACGACCCCCTGGTGGGTTCATCCGTCGGACCGGGTGCGATCATCGTCAGCGTCTTCCTGTTCCTGGTTGGGATGTACGGCTGGCTGTATCACGCCTTCGTCGTGGACTTCTGGCATCGCGGCGCCGACCCGAGCGCGAGTAGCGGCCTCCGGCTGGGTATGTTACTGTTCCTCGGCTCGGAGATCGCCACGTTCGGTGCCGGCTTCGTCTACTACTTCTTCATCCGCGCCGGCGCGTGGCCGCCCGATCACCTTCCCCACCTGCTGGGGAGTCTCGTCGTCGTCAATACGGCCATCCTGATCGCTTCAAGCGTAACACTCCACGTCGCCCACCTCGCGCTCCGACGAGGTAATCGACGGCGATTCCTCCAGTGGCTGGGCGTCACGCTCGCGCTGGGCATCGTCTTCATCGGCGGACAGGCCTACGAGTACTACCAGTTCATCGTCGTTGATGGGTTCTCGCTGTCGACGGGGACCTTCGGAAGTGCCTTCTACGGGCTGACCGGCCTTCACGGCGCACACGTCACCCTCGGGGCGGTTCTGATCGGGATCGTCTTCGCACGCGGCATGGCCGGTCAGTACTCCGAGCACCGGCACACGTCCGTCAGTACTGTCTCGATGTACTGGCACTTCGTCGACGCCGTCTGGGTGTTCCTCGTGGCGGTGCTGTACGTCGGTGCGGCAGCCTGA
- the dacZ gene encoding diadenylate cyclase DacZ, giving the protein MSQIDDVLGRLSADLDAIFLFAPSNSLYDELAEAYTVIVVGAENGPDAERFVELPLDFTAIDDRVRFGVEGALEKEYVMETDDILCLGRTYADELDTIVRVRAGEFVESGVYDLFVNSRAEPGVIRNVLEVAVELGKKGQKGKPVGALFVVGDAGKVMNKSRPLSYNPFEKSHVHVGDPIVNVMLKEFSRLDGAFVISDSGKIVSAYRYLEPSAEGVDIPKGLGARHMAAGAVTRDTNATAIVLSESDGLVRAFKGGELILELDPEEY; this is encoded by the coding sequence ATGAGTCAGATTGACGATGTGCTGGGACGGTTGAGTGCTGATCTCGACGCTATATTCCTGTTTGCGCCGAGCAATAGCCTCTATGATGAACTCGCGGAAGCGTACACGGTCATCGTCGTTGGCGCGGAGAACGGCCCTGATGCGGAGCGCTTCGTCGAGTTGCCGCTGGATTTCACGGCCATCGACGATCGCGTCCGATTTGGCGTCGAAGGTGCGCTCGAAAAGGAGTACGTAATGGAAACGGACGATATTCTGTGCCTGGGGCGGACCTACGCTGACGAACTCGACACGATCGTTCGCGTCCGCGCAGGTGAGTTCGTCGAATCCGGCGTCTACGATCTGTTCGTCAACTCGCGGGCCGAACCGGGCGTTATCCGGAACGTCCTCGAAGTCGCCGTCGAACTCGGCAAGAAAGGCCAGAAAGGCAAGCCCGTCGGCGCACTGTTCGTCGTCGGCGACGCCGGCAAAGTGATGAACAAGTCGCGTCCGCTGAGCTACAATCCATTCGAGAAGTCCCACGTCCACGTCGGGGATCCCATCGTCAACGTGATGCTCAAGGAGTTCTCGCGGCTCGATGGCGCGTTCGTCATCTCCGACTCGGGGAAGATCGTCTCTGCGTACCGCTATCTCGAACCGTCGGCGGAAGGCGTCGACATTCCGAAGGGGCTGGGTGCCCGCCACATGGCTGCGGGAGCGGTGACGCGGGATACGAATGCGACGGCGATCGTTCTCAGCGAAAGCGACGGGCTGGTACGAGCATTCAAAGGCGGTGAGCTGATTCTCGAACTCGATCCGGAGGAGTACTGA
- a CDS encoding mechanosensitive ion channel domain-containing protein, producing MVDIPDLIRTLFSEETAVVVAIFVLFIGTVLSYLVWRMTHSVLEQAGIPEAVEGTVFERTLQNVGFSTVGLVAQLAAIFVYALAIFIAIQTAQLNYPTQFWAGFSAYLSQLFIAALAVIAGLILGDKASLAVSERLRSIKLPQIYVLAPLVKYSIFYVAALVALGQLGVATTALLVLLSVYVFGILFLGGLAFKHLLAAGAAGIYLLLSEPYSIGDEVEIGDRRGVVQEIDMFVTHVENDDAEFIVPNQRVFQSGVTRFR from the coding sequence ATGGTTGACATCCCCGATCTCATACGCACGCTTTTCTCCGAGGAGACGGCGGTCGTCGTGGCGATCTTTGTCCTGTTTATCGGTACTGTTCTCAGTTATCTCGTCTGGCGCATGACCCATTCGGTTCTGGAACAGGCTGGGATCCCCGAGGCCGTCGAGGGAACGGTCTTCGAGCGGACACTCCAGAACGTCGGGTTCTCGACGGTCGGGTTGGTCGCCCAGCTCGCGGCGATTTTCGTGTACGCGCTGGCGATATTCATCGCCATCCAGACGGCCCAGCTCAATTACCCGACCCAGTTCTGGGCCGGATTCAGTGCCTACCTCTCGCAGTTGTTCATCGCCGCTCTCGCAGTGATCGCCGGCCTGATCCTGGGTGACAAAGCCTCTCTGGCAGTCAGCGAACGACTCCGTAGCATCAAACTCCCGCAGATCTACGTCCTGGCCCCGCTCGTGAAATACAGTATCTTCTACGTGGCCGCACTGGTCGCCCTTGGGCAACTCGGCGTCGCAACGACGGCCCTGCTCGTCCTGTTGAGCGTCTACGTCTTCGGGATACTGTTTCTGGGCGGGTTGGCGTTCAAACATCTGCTGGCCGCCGGCGCGGCCGGGATCTACCTGCTGCTGTCGGAACCCTATTCGATCGGCGACGAGGTGGAGATCGGCGATCGACGCGGCGTCGTCCAGGAGATCGACATGTTCGTGACGCACGTCGAAAACGACGACGCCGAGTTCATCGTCCCGAACCAGCGCGTCTTCCAATCAGGCGTCACCCGCTTCAGGTGA
- a CDS encoding DEAD/DEAH box helicase gives MARVTLTYEDGTVRIDGLDAETGESLADVERDERSKSWRAPGFRYAAVRDAIEATGTTVADRVFDLPTLALDSTYELRSYQEEAFDAWRTGDDRGVLELPTGSGKTIIGIAAIEALDTPTLVVVPTIDLLEQWREELETEFDVSIGQLGGGEQRLESLTVATYDSAYLRADEIGDRFGLVIFDEVHHLGGEGYRDIARLLAAPARLGLTATFERPDGAHEVVTELIGEVVYRLDPDELAGGHLAPYDVKRLEVTLTDDERASYERNQETFTDYLARSNIDMHSGEDYQQLVIRSGTDPAAREALLAKERARSIVRTAERKVDTLAELLDRHPDDRVLVFTASTDFVYRLSERFLRPAITHETSTAERKEILRGFRTGAYSTVITANVLDEGIDVPDANVAVLLAGSGSQREFTQRLGRILRPTEDGGRALLYEVVCADTAEERVARRRR, from the coding sequence GTGGCTCGCGTCACGTTGACCTACGAGGACGGGACGGTCCGCATCGACGGGCTGGACGCAGAAACAGGCGAGTCCCTCGCAGATGTCGAGCGCGACGAACGTTCGAAATCCTGGCGAGCGCCCGGCTTTCGATACGCGGCGGTCCGGGACGCCATCGAGGCGACGGGCACGACAGTAGCGGACCGCGTTTTCGACCTTCCCACACTCGCTCTCGATTCGACCTACGAACTCCGGTCGTACCAGGAGGAGGCTTTCGATGCCTGGCGTACTGGTGACGATCGTGGTGTCCTCGAACTCCCGACCGGGAGTGGCAAGACCATCATCGGGATCGCGGCGATCGAAGCGCTCGACACGCCGACACTCGTGGTCGTGCCGACGATCGATCTGCTGGAGCAGTGGCGCGAGGAACTGGAGACGGAGTTCGACGTTTCGATCGGGCAACTCGGCGGTGGCGAACAGCGACTCGAATCCCTGACGGTCGCCACGTACGATTCGGCGTATCTGCGGGCCGACGAGATCGGCGACCGCTTCGGGCTGGTGATCTTCGACGAAGTCCATCACCTTGGCGGCGAAGGCTACCGTGACATCGCAAGACTGCTCGCCGCGCCCGCCCGGCTGGGGCTGACCGCAACATTCGAGCGACCGGATGGCGCTCACGAGGTCGTTACCGAGTTGATCGGCGAGGTCGTCTATCGCCTCGATCCCGATGAACTGGCGGGCGGACACCTCGCGCCGTACGACGTCAAACGCCTGGAAGTCACACTCACCGACGACGAGCGGGCCAGCTACGAGCGCAACCAGGAGACCTTCACCGACTACCTCGCTCGATCGAACATCGACATGCATAGCGGCGAGGACTACCAGCAACTCGTCATCCGGTCGGGGACCGACCCGGCGGCCCGGGAGGCCTTGCTCGCCAAGGAGCGGGCCCGCTCGATCGTCCGGACGGCCGAACGCAAGGTCGACACCCTCGCTGAATTGCTCGATCGGCACCCCGACGACCGGGTGCTCGTCTTCACCGCCTCGACCGACTTCGTCTATCGCCTCTCCGAGCGGTTCCTCCGACCGGCGATCACCCACGAGACATCGACTGCGGAGCGCAAAGAGATCCTTCGGGGGTTCCGGACCGGGGCCTACTCGACGGTGATCACGGCGAACGTCCTCGACGAGGGGATCGACGTTCCCGACGCGAACGTGGCGGTTCTGCTTGCTGGCAGCGGGAGTCAGCGGGAGTTTACCCAGCGGCTTGGCCGGATTCTTCGGCCGACCGAGGACGGCGGGCGCGCCCTGCTCTACGAGGTCGTCTGTGCCGACACGGCCGAGGAACGGGTCGCACGCCGTCGGCGCTGA
- a CDS encoding acyltransferase: MSDDITSRHERLDRHDVPGPRNALRHWIKTRNPLWMLVVPAIIWVLRLVPSVRIKNVVLRLLGAEVGEGVALAMGATPDMLWPDLLEIEDDAIVGYDATLLCHEYLQDEYRTGTVVVGERAMIGASAVVLPGVRIGADAQVAANSLVSEDVPPGVTVAGVPAEVVSRPEETSGTTDESSPEAGDA, translated from the coding sequence GTGAGCGACGACATCACCTCGCGCCACGAGCGCCTTGATCGCCACGACGTGCCCGGCCCTCGGAACGCCCTCCGGCACTGGATCAAGACGCGCAATCCGCTCTGGATGCTCGTCGTGCCGGCGATCATCTGGGTGCTTCGGCTGGTCCCGAGCGTCCGCATCAAGAACGTCGTCCTCCGTCTCCTCGGGGCCGAGGTCGGCGAGGGTGTCGCCCTTGCAATGGGTGCGACGCCCGATATGCTCTGGCCGGACTTGCTTGAAATCGAGGACGACGCCATCGTCGGGTACGACGCAACCTTGCTGTGTCACGAGTATCTCCAGGACGAATATCGCACTGGGACGGTCGTCGTCGGCGAGCGGGCGATGATCGGCGCGAGTGCGGTCGTCCTCCCCGGCGTCCGCATTGGGGCAGACGCTCAGGTGGCAGCCAACTCCCTCGTTTCGGAGGACGTGCCACCGGGTGTGACTGTGGCGGGTGTGCCTGCCGAGGTTGTGAGTCGTCCGGAGGAAACGTCCGGGACGACCGATGAGTCGTCACCTGAAGCGGGTGACGCCTGA
- a CDS encoding glycoside hydrolase family 5 protein, producing the protein MIDEEKTRNAEHDDTRSIDRPTGDKHTLSTPSRRRFLQATAGTGIAVASGGLVGHAAADSHTSALPPLRRNGNQIETPDGETIELHGVNIADPKRVDVTASVRGKDAAQAIDLATDPSQGWHADVVRLPVQPVDIGEHQAGAGPEPPAFDESQLQDYIENHLDPAVQQCAANGAYAIIDYHRHRDIPWTDDGLSQEVTMFWDIVAQRYGEMDHVIFEVYNEPQGNPNYGVSGQELVDFWGEWKATAQPWVDTVREYTENLVLVGSPRWSQMTFGAVIEEFDGANIGYTLHLYPGHGPTTPGDYDDFVTPVNNGGGDVPYDDETPAWEVAPVFMTEWGFDYDADPAAGGGVNEDTAAGADWAEHDSDFGHHVTEWLSTRPVHSTAWVFDVLWDPNMFTRGFDVPDDEGWAPYTGGEIPEYVTDRPAEWVLQTGDGEADIDDVRWLLNNRDSEAVKTNPDAYDFDGDGTVGVGDILALFRSIY; encoded by the coding sequence ATGATCGACGAAGAAAAAACACGTAACGCAGAACACGACGACACGCGATCGATCGACCGACCAACGGGCGACAAGCACACCCTGTCGACACCATCACGGCGACGGTTCCTCCAGGCAACAGCGGGAACCGGAATCGCCGTCGCGAGTGGTGGCTTGGTGGGGCATGCAGCGGCCGATTCACACACGAGTGCGCTCCCACCGCTCAGACGGAACGGTAATCAGATCGAGACACCCGATGGGGAGACGATCGAACTCCACGGCGTCAATATCGCCGATCCAAAGCGAGTCGACGTGACCGCGTCGGTACGCGGGAAAGATGCCGCCCAGGCGATCGATCTTGCGACAGACCCCAGTCAGGGCTGGCATGCCGACGTCGTCCGGCTGCCGGTCCAGCCGGTCGACATCGGCGAACACCAGGCTGGAGCGGGACCGGAGCCGCCGGCGTTCGACGAATCTCAGCTGCAGGACTATATCGAGAACCATCTCGATCCGGCCGTCCAACAGTGCGCGGCAAACGGGGCGTACGCGATCATCGACTACCACCGGCATCGCGACATTCCGTGGACGGATGACGGGCTCAGCCAGGAAGTGACGATGTTCTGGGACATCGTCGCCCAGCGGTACGGTGAGATGGATCACGTCATCTTCGAAGTATACAACGAACCCCAGGGCAACCCGAACTACGGCGTCTCTGGCCAGGAGTTAGTGGACTTCTGGGGTGAGTGGAAAGCCACAGCCCAGCCGTGGGTCGACACCGTTCGGGAGTACACAGAGAATCTCGTGCTCGTCGGGTCACCGCGGTGGTCACAGATGACCTTCGGTGCGGTGATCGAGGAGTTCGATGGGGCAAATATCGGCTATACACTCCACCTCTATCCGGGACACGGACCGACGACACCTGGAGACTACGATGACTTCGTCACGCCGGTCAACAACGGCGGCGGAGATGTTCCCTACGACGACGAGACGCCCGCCTGGGAGGTCGCGCCGGTCTTCATGACCGAGTGGGGATTCGATTACGACGCCGACCCGGCCGCGGGCGGCGGCGTCAACGAGGATACGGCAGCTGGCGCGGACTGGGCGGAGCACGATTCGGATTTCGGCCACCACGTGACCGAGTGGCTCTCGACGCGCCCGGTGCATTCGACCGCGTGGGTGTTCGACGTGCTCTGGGACCCCAACATGTTCACGCGTGGGTTCGATGTCCCCGACGACGAAGGCTGGGCACCCTATACGGGTGGGGAGATCCCGGAATACGTCACTGATCGGCCTGCCGAATGGGTTCTTCAGACCGGCGACGGCGAAGCTGATATCGACGACGTCCGGTGGCTCCTGAATAACCGCGACAGCGAGGCAGTCAAGACGAACCCGGACGCCTACGACTTCGACGGTGACGGGACCGTCGGCGTCGGCGACATCCTGGCACTATTCAGATCGATCTACTGA
- a CDS encoding DUF2309 domain-containing protein produces the protein MSTEDTIENSIEKAAATVGSAWPIHSFVTANPLSGFEDTPFEKAVRQAADLLGGRGYPDPETFRAALDDGRIDREILEAELAERGYAADPESLLDRMDVTGTSDRRKTRTSDGAAERVDHVLTKWLSAFLDEGHAEWSMPDREAGFYAAFRAVASHDTQIPETGLVADLPENAHDAIAAILESYSKSQWVPIFEEQLAALPGWTGFIKRRAEDGDVWQSTAPSTLADYLAVRLTLCDAFSVDIEPSIDPGSEADANDDVATAFLRAWERSYRSELLEGVATESRSVAGTDPSGRPAAQLVFCIDTRSEVIRRHVEATGDYETHGYAGFFGVPMEYQGFDAERSVDACPPIVDPQHRVTELPTETEARARHDRWARLRAAAGDLVETLTTNPATAFGFVEKAGSGYGLSLAARTLVPARVSDLFAAADDVTPDEHEFCDPLVDHQHTYAGDLPVGLTHDEQVEYAASAFELMGIEEFGRLFVFVGHAAETTNNPFDSSLDCGACAGNPGGPNARVLATICNDDDVRTALCERGVELPEDTVFLAGEHNTTTDEITLFDDAVPESHAEDLAQLREDLATAREGAAAERAASMSAAGIAGVAETERRASDWAETRPEWGLAGNAGFVIGPRELTNDLDLEGRTFLHSYDHTTDPDGDALAAILTGPMVVTQWINAQYYFSTVDPAVYGSGSKITHNPVGNVGVYQGNGGDLMTGLPLQSLFGAAEEPYHQPLRLSTVVHAPVDRVTAVLADHGELQELLDNDWLSMSVVDPARDHRVFHYDGQCTWTPATEPIADEPMVPDAPAVGDD, from the coding sequence ATGAGTACTGAAGACACCATCGAAAACAGCATCGAGAAGGCGGCGGCTACCGTCGGGTCCGCCTGGCCGATCCACTCGTTCGTCACAGCCAACCCGCTATCGGGCTTCGAGGACACGCCCTTCGAGAAGGCAGTCCGACAAGCGGCCGACCTGCTCGGCGGCCGTGGCTACCCCGATCCGGAGACGTTCCGGGCCGCCCTCGACGACGGCCGGATCGACCGCGAGATACTCGAAGCCGAGCTCGCCGAGCGCGGATACGCGGCGGACCCGGAGTCGTTACTCGACCGCATGGACGTGACCGGGACGTCCGACCGGAGGAAAACGAGGACGTCCGACGGTGCGGCCGAGCGTGTCGATCACGTCCTGACCAAGTGGCTCTCGGCGTTCCTCGACGAGGGACACGCCGAGTGGTCGATGCCCGACCGCGAAGCGGGGTTCTACGCCGCGTTCCGTGCGGTAGCGTCACACGACACACAGATCCCCGAGACCGGACTCGTCGCCGACCTACCCGAGAACGCTCACGACGCCATCGCGGCCATACTGGAGTCGTATTCGAAGAGTCAGTGGGTCCCCATCTTCGAGGAGCAACTGGCCGCGTTGCCCGGCTGGACCGGATTCATCAAACGTCGCGCCGAGGACGGTGACGTCTGGCAGTCGACTGCCCCCAGCACGCTGGCGGACTATCTGGCCGTCCGACTCACACTCTGTGACGCTTTCAGCGTCGACATCGAGCCGTCGATCGATCCCGGGAGCGAGGCCGACGCGAACGACGATGTCGCCACGGCGTTCCTGCGGGCCTGGGAGCGGAGTTACCGGAGCGAACTCCTCGAAGGCGTCGCGACCGAGAGTCGGTCGGTCGCCGGGACCGATCCGTCGGGACGCCCGGCCGCCCAACTGGTCTTCTGTATCGACACGCGTTCGGAGGTCATCCGCCGGCACGTCGAGGCCACGGGCGACTATGAGACCCACGGCTATGCGGGCTTTTTCGGCGTCCCGATGGAGTACCAGGGCTTCGACGCCGAGCGCTCGGTCGACGCCTGTCCTCCGATCGTCGATCCACAGCACCGCGTCACGGAGCTGCCGACAGAGACGGAGGCGAGGGCCCGTCACGATCGCTGGGCGCGGCTCCGCGCGGCCGCCGGCGACCTCGTCGAGACGCTGACGACGAACCCGGCCACCGCCTTCGGCTTCGTCGAGAAGGCGGGGAGCGGATACGGGCTGTCGCTGGCGGCCCGCACGCTCGTTCCCGCTCGCGTCTCCGACCTCTTCGCGGCCGCCGACGACGTGACTCCGGACGAACACGAGTTCTGTGATCCGCTCGTCGATCACCAGCACACCTACGCCGGCGACCTGCCGGTCGGCCTGACCCATGACGAGCAGGTCGAGTACGCCGCCAGCGCCTTCGAGTTGATGGGCATCGAGGAGTTCGGCCGCCTGTTCGTCTTCGTCGGCCACGCCGCCGAGACGACCAACAACCCTTTCGATTCGAGCCTGGACTGTGGGGCCTGCGCCGGCAACCCCGGCGGCCCCAACGCCCGGGTCCTCGCGACGATCTGCAACGACGACGATGTCCGGACCGCGCTGTGCGAGCGTGGGGTCGAACTCCCCGAAGACACCGTCTTCCTCGCCGGCGAGCACAACACGACCACCGACGAGATCACCCTCTTCGACGACGCTGTCCCCGAGAGTCACGCCGAGGACCTCGCTCAGTTGCGCGAGGATCTGGCTACCGCTCGCGAAGGTGCCGCCGCCGAGCGCGCCGCGTCGATGAGTGCGGCGGGGATCGCAGGTGTCGCCGAGACCGAGCGCCGCGCGTCCGACTGGGCGGAGACGCGTCCCGAGTGGGGATTGGCCGGCAACGCCGGCTTCGTGATCGGCCCCCGCGAGTTGACGAACGATCTCGACCTCGAGGGCCGTACGTTCCTTCACTCGTACGATCACACGACGGACCCCGACGGCGACGCTCTCGCGGCGATCCTTACCGGTCCGATGGTCGTCACGCAGTGGATCAACGCCCAGTACTACTTCTCGACGGTCGACCCTGCCGTCTACGGCAGCGGCTCGAAGATAACCCACAACCCTGTCGGCAACGTCGGCGTCTACCAGGGCAACGGCGGCGATCTGATGACCGGCCTCCCGCTGCAGTCGCTGTTTGGGGCCGCCGAGGAGCCCTACCACCAGCCGCTTCGCCTCTCGACGGTCGTCCACGCGCCGGTCGACCGCGTCACTGCGGTCCTGGCCGATCACGGGGAACTGCAGGAACTACTGGACAACGACTGGCTGTCGATGTCTGTCGTCGATCCGGCCCGGGACCACCGTGTCTTCCACTACGACGGACAATGCACCTGGACGCCGGCGACCGAACCGATCGCGGACGAACCGATGGTCCCGGACGCGCCCGCTGTCGGGGACGATTGA
- the grpE gene encoding nucleotide exchange factor GrpE has product MTETEQDDDSAGRAQPDEEGEPTDEQIAALREEQLETVREADAEALADELAAHRLKIERLESELADLEETVEGKDEEIEDLTSRLKRKQADFQNYKKRMKQKREDEKQRATEDLVERLLDVRDNLRRALDQDDVADLRDGVKSTLSQFETELDRENVTSIEPEPGDEVDPERHEVLVRMDSPQPDGTIAEVHRPGYEMAGKVIRTAQVAVSDGQSGDETVSETTESDESESSGK; this is encoded by the coding sequence ATGACTGAGACCGAGCAGGACGACGACTCAGCCGGCAGAGCCCAACCTGACGAGGAGGGTGAGCCGACCGACGAGCAGATCGCGGCCCTCCGCGAGGAGCAACTCGAAACCGTCCGGGAGGCCGACGCCGAAGCGCTCGCGGACGAACTTGCGGCCCACCGGCTCAAGATCGAGCGCCTGGAGTCCGAACTCGCCGATCTCGAAGAGACGGTTGAGGGGAAAGACGAAGAGATCGAGGACCTGACGAGCCGACTCAAACGCAAGCAGGCCGACTTCCAGAACTACAAAAAGCGGATGAAACAGAAGCGAGAAGACGAGAAACAGCGCGCGACCGAGGATCTCGTCGAGCGGCTACTGGACGTTCGGGACAACCTCCGGCGCGCGCTCGACCAGGACGACGTCGCGGACCTTCGAGATGGCGTCAAGTCGACACTCAGCCAGTTCGAGACTGAACTCGACCGGGAGAACGTCACGTCGATCGAACCCGAACCCGGCGACGAGGTCGATCCCGAGCGCCACGAGGTACTGGTCCGGATGGACAGCCCTCAGCCAGATGGGACGATCGCCGAGGTTCACCGACCCGGCTACGAGATGGCCGGGAAGGTCATCCGGACGGCACAGGTCGCCGTCAGCGACGGGCAGAGCGGCGATGAGACGGTCAGTGAGACCACCGAATCGGACGAGTCCGAGTCAAGCGGGAAGTGA
- a CDS encoding DUF7410 domain-containing protein, with the protein MTITSPPDPDAYDVPAGADPARCPECGRPFVRAELRTLHRGQEHGETLDQDERDAFEDIYEAESERLRLFRLKALIALIVLYFVLLMTYALV; encoded by the coding sequence ATGACAATTACATCTCCCCCAGATCCCGACGCCTACGACGTACCGGCCGGGGCTGACCCGGCACGCTGTCCCGAGTGCGGCCGACCGTTCGTTCGGGCGGAACTCCGGACCCTCCATCGCGGCCAGGAGCACGGGGAAACCCTCGACCAGGACGAACGAGACGCATTCGAAGACATTTACGAGGCCGAATCCGAACGATTGCGGCTGTTCCGGCTCAAAGCACTGATCGCCCTGATCGTCCTCTATTTCGTGCTGTTGATGACGTACGCGCTGGTGTGA